In Methanocella paludicola SANAE, the sequence GGATTCCCGGACCGACTTCTGTATGAGCGGTACGATGGTATCCTTGTTGGCGATGCCGGCCTCTAAGCTCAGGCTCATGGCCTGGCCATAGGCCTTTGCGAACATGTTCCTCAGCTCGGTCTCGTCCATCGAGAGGTCCGACGGCATGTAGAGGGTGTGGCCCTCGATGACTGCCTTCAGGTTAAGACCGATCTCCATGGGGAAAATCTCGAGCCTGCCGAGGATCTCCGCCTGCTTGGCGGTGAACTTGTCGCCCTTCTTCACGACGACCTTATCGCTCTTGATGACGACCTTGCCGCCCTCGATGCCCGCCGGGATGCCGGCCTGCTGCATTTCGCCCACGATGGGGCCGGGCTTGAAAGAGGTCGGGCCCTTGCTGACCGCGACGTCGGCGGGTGCCGTGTCGCCGGACTTAGCCGGTGCCTTAGTCTTCGTGCCCTCGAGCAGCTTGTAGAGCTTGAAGGGGTTAGAGTTCGTGTAGACGAGCACGATCTGGCCGTCGACGTATTTCGCCAGTTCCCGGGCCTTGTCGTCCTCGGGCAGCGAATCGAACGCGATGGTGGTCAGCGTGTTCCGGATCATCTTCATCGCCACGGTGCCCCTGAGCTTCTGCCTCATCTGCTGTAAGGCGTCGGCGGGGACTCCCCTGACGTCGACGATGCCGGTGACCTTGTGCGAGTGGACGTTATCGACGATCTCCTTGATCTCGTCCTTCTTCCACTGGGGAATGTGGACGCTGTGGTGAATCTCGGTAG encodes:
- a CDS encoding 50S ribosomal protein L10 produces the protein MEATEIHHSVHIPQWKKDEIKEIVDNVHSHKVTGIVDVRGVPADALQQMRQKLRGTVAMKMIRNTLTTIAFDSLPEDDKARELAKYVDGQIVLVYTNSNPFKLYKLLEGTKTKAPAKSGDTAPADVAVSKGPTSFKPGPIVGEMQQAGIPAGIEGGKVVIKSDKVVVKKGDKFTAKQAEILGRLEIFPMEIGLNLKAVIEGHTLYMPSDLSMDETELRNMFAKAYGQAMSLSLEAGIANKDTIVPLIQKSVRESKALAVNAPIFEKDVIDMILSKAEAEMLSVAKEAKAKNADSLDEELKSKV